The Penicillium digitatum chromosome 6, complete sequence genome has a window encoding:
- a CDS encoding Naphthalene 1,2-dioxygenase subunit alpha — protein MSIWRNYFGPSAVPAKDEKKPIRALPASWYTSEDMYELERRSIFSRKWLLTTHKHRVPNIGDCVHYDAAGYEFTVAKDNNGTITAFHSNDIFPVHVHIDRTGFVWVNLDINKLPEVAWNDDFEGVDEQPRFEHYNFEDYNFDHTWEMEGEFNWKILADNYNECYHCKVAHPDIPTIADLNSYYVKTKAGHIQHYGAQRQDQIDKGFRIATTYFWPNASVNISPHFFFMQRFTPTSPTQCVMRYEVYRHKDATDEAFNLISDMYKRIMSEDKYLCMHTQKNLNAGIFVNGQLHPEMEQGPLHFQKTVREVVTEHYAKEEAAGHQIWPAKRDLPVDAAVSQDQENDALRTGMHSFNVEVDTFKDSMDTGLSAVTAIAV, from the exons ATGTCCATCTGGAGAAACTACTTCGGTCCCTCCGCTGTTCCGGCgaaggatgagaagaagcctATCCGTGCTCTACCCGCTTCCTGGTACACCTCCGAAGATATGTACGAGCTTGAACGCCGATCCATCTTCTCCCGGAAGTGGCTTCTTACTACACACAAGCACCGAGTCCCCAACATCGGTGACTGTGTTCATTACGACGCTGCCGGCTACGAGTTCACCGTCGCCAAAGACAACAATGGAACCATCACTGCTTTCCACAGCAACGATATCTTCCCTGTCCATGTGCACATTGACCGCACTGGATTTGTCTGGGTGAATCTGGACATTAACAAGCTCCCCGAAGTTGCCTGGAATGATGACTTCGAAGGTGTCGACGAGCAACCCCGGTTCGAGCACTACAACTTCGAGGACTATAACTTCGATCACACTTGGGAGATGGAAGGCGAGTTTAACTGGAAGATCCTAGCCGATAACTACAACGAGTGCTACCACTGCAAAGTCGCTCATCCCGATATCCCCACCATCGCCGACCTCAACTCCTACTACGTCAAGACCAAGGCCGGCCACATCCAACACTACGGCGCCCAGCGACAAGACCAGATCGATAAGGGTTTCCGGATAGCAACTACCTACTTCTGGCCTAATGCCTCTGTCAACATCTC TCCCCATTTCTTCTTCATGCAGCGGTTCACCCCTACCAGCCCGACTCAATGTGTAATGCGTTACGAAGTCTACCGCCACAAGGACGCCACCGATGAGGCCTTCAACCTCATCAGCGACATGTACAAGCGAATCATGTCTGAAGACAAGTACCTGTGCATGCACACGCAGAAGAATCTCAACGCTGGTATCTTTGTCAACGGCCAGCTTCATCCCGAGATGGAGCAGGGTCCCCTTCACTTTCAGAAGACGGTGCGGGAGGTTGTGACGGAACACTATGCCAAAGAGGAGGCTGCAGGTCATCAAATCTGGCCCGCGAAGCGCGATCTTCCTGTAGATGCTGCTGTCAGCCAGGATCAAGAGAACGATGCTCTCCGTACGGGCATGCACAGCTTCAATGTTGAGGTCGACACTTTCAAGGACTCCATGGACACTGGTCTCTCCGCGGTAACGGCAATCGCTGTGTAG
- a CDS encoding Fungal transcriptional regulatory protein, N-terminal produces the protein MKLPASSSRENKRSPLTNSKGSMKTSRNIPTSPALTSDPNPAPPFRSVSACNRCRLRKHRCDQRLPRCESCEKAQVRCVGYDPLTKQEVPRSYVAFLESRVKYLNQVLIDHGIGFKPATAYDEEEALKMETGHSPRLEAGPRETRELPEQSETQTGMGARTARKRKWTPSSEDTIPTRQAKRLAQLNVLLTELLTDGCDHRHCSRDPGGGYLRAARRQRVQEDSREQRLPWSPRSVDSIEQDNRVTRSASPGSLHEPYHYPRATPGRGSSMIGGETMRADHGREVRDAKRQPRVELDLVNFESEIMPLAGGGKVRNANVVRHLNVSSRASSPDDEGRSSPEPKFDIAADLLRGRRERERANYDLLDEFLVDWTE, from the coding sequence ATGAAACTCCCAGCCTCATCCTCCCGAGAGAACAAACGGAGTCCACTCACCAACTCCAAAGGCTCGATGAAAACCAGCAGAAACATCCCAACCTCGCCAGCACTCACATCAGACCCAAACCCAGCCCCTCCATTCCGCAGTGTCTCCGCCTGCAACAGATGTCGTCTCCGCAAACACCGCTGTGATCAACGCCTGCCTCGCTGCGAGTCATGCGAGAAAGCCCAAGTCCGCTGCGTGGGCTACGACCCGCTCACCAAGCAAGAAGTCCCACGCAGCTACGTAGCCTTCCTCGAAAGCCGCGTCAAGTATCTCAACCAAGTCCTCATCGACCACGGCATCGGGTTCAAGCCCGCTACCGCCtacgacgaggaagaagcgCTGAAGATGGAAACCGGCCATTCGCCGAGGTTGGAGGCGGGGCCACGGGAGACGAGAGAATTGCCAGAGCAGTCGGAGACCCAAACGGGGATGGGGGCGCGCACGGCCCGTAAGAGGAAGTGGACTCCGTCTTCGGAGGACACCATTCCGACTAGACAGGCCAAGCGCTTGGCGCAGTTAAATGTTCTTCTTACGGAGTTGTTGACGGATGGATGTGACCATCGTCATTGTTCGCGGGATCCGGGTGGGGGATATTTGCGTGCTGCTCGTAGGCAGCGTGTACAGGAGGACTCGAGGGAGCAGAGATTGCCGTGGTCGCCGCGGAGTGTGGATTCGATTGAGCAAGATAACCGCGTGACGAGGTCTGCGTCCCCGGGGTCATTGCACGAGCCATATCATTATCCCAGGGCGACTCCTGGGCGTGGCTCGTCGATGATCGGTGGTGAAACTATGAGAGCGGATCATGGGCGTGAAGTGCGTGACGCGAAAAGACAGCCTAGGGTTGAGCTTGATTTGGTTAACTTCGAGTCTGAGATCATGCCTCTTGCTGGGGGTGGTAAAGTGCGGAACGCCAATGTCGTTCGGCATTTGAATGTTTCCAGCCGTGCGTCGTCGCCGGATGATGAGGGCCGTTCTAGTCCCGAGCCCAAATTTGATATTGCTGCTGATCTGCTTCGAGGAcggagggagagggagagggcTAATTACGATCTGCTGGATGAATTCCTTGTTGACTGGACTGAGTGA